The nucleotide sequence ACGACAATACCTGTACCACCGAGTGCCCATTTTTCATATAAATGATAAATTGCTTCTGTAGGTTGATGGTATTTATTTGCTAGTGCTTCACTCATTGCCCCTTTGAAAAATCGATTTTTTATTTTAGTTCCATTTTTTAACTTAAATTCTTTGAAAAGAATTGATTCCATATGTGTCACTCCTTAAAATTTTTTCAACTGTATACACCAGATTATCTAATTCTAATTTTCAAAAACACACGTTTTTTTATTTTGAATCACATATCATATTGCATAAAACGAGAAACGACTCTACTAACTAAATTTTCGCCCCGAGAAAACTAACGTAATTTTGACTCTACCTTTAGTAAAGCTATTATTAAATTAATTAATAACACCTATCCATTTTCAGCTAATTCTAATATATCACCTCCCTCAGCACCTGATGCATTTAAAAGCTAAAATTTATTATAAGTATTAGGATGAAATAAAATTTCTTACAGTTAGTGGATATATGAATATTGGACTTGTTTTTTTTCAAAGACAATGCGATCATCGTGAAAATAATCGTCTCTACATCATTTTTTTGCATCACACATATAAATTTTATAACATCACAATGACTAAAGATGCTGTCATCTATGACCTTTTTTACCTGTTCCTCCTGAGTCAAAATATCCTATGTAAACTTATTACTTAACTAAATTATTTCCTATGTTCCTGTCATATAAGGTGATTTTTGGTTCAAAAATTTTCAGGTAACCCTTTTGATGGTAATCAATAAAACTACATATCTTTAATTTTACTAAGCATCGATTATACATAACCACAATAGGATAAATTAAGGGAGGGATTAGTTTGGATACTGAAGTTTTATTAATGGGAGGTTTTCTTCAAAAAAGAGAACGCAAGCAAGAAAACTTAGAGGGTCTTCGTATTGGTAATGTAAATGTTAATCAAAAGTACTTTCGTCCCTCTCACTTACCTGCCCTTAATTATCAAGTCTCTTCTACATTTTTTCATCCGTACTATAAAGTAGATGTGTCAGAAATTCAATTACCTCAATACTTAACAACATCACCTGAAGCGACAATAATAAACTATTATAGTGTCCTAATGGAGGCAGCAATCTTCCCTGAAGGAAAGGTAGGTGGGTGTGGTACTGTCGGCATGGCTACTCTTCCATATCCAATCGCTTATCATTTTCTAACAGAAAGCTATCAAAAAAAAGTAAATTACAATGAGTTTGTTCATTCTTTTAACAATATAGCTCACATTAATCTTATAAAATTGCAAAGGATATACAGTCACTCTAATTCATTAAAAAACTGGCGTTATTTCATAGAATTAGAAACAATAGAAGGGTCCGCAAAGGATGTAACTTACTTTGCTTACTACTATGGATATATAACTGTTCTTAAAGAAACTGACGGCTATAAAATTAATAATATCGTATTACACGGAGAAGATTTCTTGTGTGCTGCTTACCATGGCTGGGATCATAATGCTGAAAGTGTTATTGAAGCGAAATACGGAAATTGGTGTAAACTCGTCAAGACAAGGTATCCAACGATTCAAAGTGGGTATGTGAAGAACATCGTTTTTACTGGTACGGATGGTTTTGTGTACCTTTTTATATTTTTTGAATTAACAAATGGAACTGACATTGAAGTCGCCCAATATAGACAAAACTTAAATGGGAGTTGGACACCTATCAAATTGATACCAGAAAAATGTGTAGAGGATAGTATATCTCCTAGCAAAAAACTAAAATAATATTATTTAATGGAAACTGACAAATTGAAATTTGTTAGAATAAACCTCTTGTTACTATTCAACAGAAACATCAAGATGAAATCATCCTAACTACACTTAGTCGTTAACCAAATAAAACAACTTTTCAAATTAACTCTACTCTATTTTATAAATAACCCACTTACCTATATCTTGAAAACCTAACTTCTTATATAGACCACCAGCGTGAGGATTATCATAAAGCAACCCTACTACTTTCCCTTCTTTTAAAACTTCGATTAATAAAGATTCCATAACCATACTAACAAGACCATTTCCTCTATGTTCTGGATGAGTGGCTACCCCTACAATCATCGCTGTCGAGTTCAATATTCGCTTTTATAATCATACATAACATCCCCATTCATTTTTTCTAATTTCTAATTTTTGGTTTCCAAGTTGTTAATTTATTCATCTCTTTCGTTTTCACCCAGTCAAAAAATTCTTCTGTCGTTCGAATATTATAATCAATTACTGCTTGATAAATGTAAATGGAGGAATATTTTATATCTTTTCTAACTAACTCTTCTTTAATTAATAAGATTGAGATCTTCATATCATCTGTTAAGGTTTGCAACATATCTTGCACTAAGTTTTTAGACTGTGGGCCTTTATGGTCATTAGAAAACAGCCACATATCTATGTTCCAAACATTTAATTGACTATCTCTATATAATAGTTTGAAATATAATCCGTTAAATGGAGAATCCATATAATTATGATATTTAATTTGCACGACGTTAGGATCACTAGATAAAGAAGTTAATAGTTCGAACACTTTATGTACATTAGGGGCTTCAGAAAAAGTTTCTATATCGATGTCATGAGAGACAATTAAATCATACGCTGCTGCTCCTACTAAATATGTTTCACCAATTGCAGCCCACCTTTCTAACAGATTTAATTTCTCAAGAATTTCTAAAGCCAATTTCTTTCTTTGTGTAGCACGTTCTAAAATATCCATATGCGTAAACCTCATCTTTAGAATTTTGTAAATTACACAATCATAAAACAATTCTGGATAAAAAACAATTGTAAATAAGTCAATCGAATATACGCAAAGTAAGATCTTAGCCTTCCTAAATCAAAACGAGAGGAATTTGATGCAAACAATGTACACCTAAGTTTTCATTTACAAACTGTATCTTAAGAAATCATACAAAATTTTCTATTTAGAAATCAAAAATTGACCATTCCGATAACAACAAGTAATTAATAAGAGGTATCAACTTTGCACATGAGATTAAAAGGGTTTATATTACAAAAATGTTAAATACAATAAATGAACATTCGTACATGTTATAATGAAAAATAACTTCTATATGAAGGAGGATTTATCATGACCAATACAAAGAGTGAGTCAAGAGAATGGATTAAAGCATTCATAATAGCTATAGCATTGGCAGCAATAATACGTTATTTCCTCTTTGCGCCCATTATTGTAGATGGAGAATCAATGGTGCCAACACTTCAGGATCAAGATCGAATGATCGTGAATAAGGTTAATTATTCAATTGGTGAACCACAACGTTTTGATGTTGTCGTATTTGA is from Bacillus solimangrovi and encodes:
- a CDS encoding GNAT family N-acetyltransferase, which encodes MNSTAMIVGVATHPEHRGNGLVSMVMESLLIEVLKEGKVVGLLYDNPHAGGLYKKLGFQDIGKWVIYKIE